One part of the Arachidicoccus terrestris genome encodes these proteins:
- a CDS encoding glycoside hydrolase family 2 TIM barrel-domain containing protein, which produces MHQLFISRSLLAGASLLLSGLFMQGRSQGSSGSHLFSQTDTAAVPKEIQDPECLGINKEPYHATLMPYGNLQEALKGDRRHSTFARSLNGTWKFNWVDWPQKRPVDFYKPGYDVSGWADIPVPSNWQVMGYGTPNYSNYNYIFQKDFPKVMSTPPVSFTTYEKRNPVGSYRRNFEVPATWDGREVFVTFDGVDAGFFLYVNGQKVGYSVNSRNAAEFNLTKYVHPGLNMIAVEVYRFTTGSYLEDQDMWRLSGIFRNVTLWSSPKVHIRDFFIKTRLDKQYKNATLELGAKVKNFSDRTQPARELTLQLYEGNREIKGENTTVSVPELRPGQEVELHKAITVKDPKKWTAETPVLYTSVLKLTPESTSAEILSAKTGFRDIKIVGRELLVNGVPIKLKGVNRHENWPDDGHAVTEEQMIRDIELIKQANCNHVRTCHYSDDPRWYELCDQYGIYLVAEANVESHGAWDEFNEDPRIKGAIIDRNVANVENFKNHPSVIIWSLGNECGSGGTNFRAALSRIREIDPTRPTHYQGFGIGDKNPADIDSEMYTSLDGVEDHAKDSRLTKPFYLCEYAHAMFNSMGSVDLYNDLFDKYPALLGGAIWEWQDQGIYNRRDPLHPITAFGGGFGEVPNDHYFIHKGVVFSDRSLKPHYPELKHAYQWVTIRLKDTAAQMITLKNRYQFTDLDQLTASWALSEDGHQVAGGPLKIGALAPGQQKDVKIPYKLKAKPGKAYFVRVAFQLGSDALWANKGYEVASQQFELGTPVAKAAPPVSGQLKVQTQGDNILITGRGFTLNFDKKAGVFTRMTSQGESLLKEGAKGPYLHLWRAPHRKDDMWAYGDWKAYGLDDLKWTAVECHIIAQKPTEVQLSVTLTGKGHHNFSVEHQVVYTIQGNGRLTADNKVHFSKQDIALGRLGVRLFLNKSLNRVEYLGRGPMENYADRKSGFDVGDYSSSIMAQMTGYEKPMDCGNHEDVRWINLTDSMSGKGLKAFHVGQSYIQFTALPYSDEQMTPVEYKIDLPEPDASVLVIAHQTLGVGSYGCGPKPLERFIVRSRDTRFSYGLDLSGKKQ; this is translated from the coding sequence ATGCATCAGTTATTTATCTCAAGAAGTCTTTTAGCAGGCGCGTCCCTGTTATTAAGCGGATTATTTATGCAGGGCCGCTCTCAGGGTTCCTCAGGCAGCCATCTGTTCAGCCAGACAGATACGGCAGCCGTACCTAAGGAAATCCAGGACCCCGAATGTCTCGGTATCAATAAAGAACCGTACCATGCGACCCTAATGCCCTACGGTAATTTGCAGGAAGCTTTAAAGGGCGACCGCCGTCATTCAACCTTTGCGCGGAGCCTGAATGGCACCTGGAAATTTAACTGGGTTGACTGGCCACAGAAAAGGCCGGTGGACTTTTATAAACCAGGCTATGACGTATCCGGGTGGGCAGATATCCCCGTGCCATCTAACTGGCAGGTGATGGGCTATGGGACACCTAACTATAGTAACTACAATTATATTTTTCAAAAAGACTTTCCAAAGGTTATGAGTACGCCGCCCGTCAGCTTTACCACCTATGAGAAGAGAAACCCAGTGGGCAGCTATCGCCGCAATTTTGAGGTGCCCGCTACCTGGGATGGCAGAGAGGTCTTTGTCACTTTTGACGGCGTTGACGCTGGCTTTTTCCTGTATGTCAATGGCCAGAAGGTCGGCTATAGCGTGAATAGCCGCAATGCGGCTGAATTTAATCTGACAAAGTATGTGCATCCCGGCCTAAATATGATCGCCGTAGAGGTCTACAGGTTTACCACAGGAAGCTATCTGGAGGATCAGGATATGTGGCGGTTAAGCGGCATCTTCCGCAATGTTACGCTCTGGAGCAGCCCTAAAGTGCATATCCGGGACTTCTTTATTAAAACGAGGCTGGATAAGCAATACAAGAATGCCACATTAGAGTTGGGTGCCAAAGTGAAAAACTTCAGTGACAGGACCCAGCCTGCAAGAGAGCTCACTTTGCAGCTCTATGAAGGCAACCGGGAAATAAAAGGTGAAAATACAACGGTCAGTGTACCGGAACTCAGGCCAGGCCAGGAAGTAGAACTGCATAAAGCAATCACCGTGAAAGATCCTAAAAAATGGACGGCAGAAACGCCGGTTTTATATACTTCTGTATTAAAATTGACGCCGGAGAGTACTTCAGCAGAGATTCTCTCAGCCAAAACGGGCTTCAGAGATATTAAGATCGTGGGTCGCGAACTTTTAGTAAACGGTGTCCCCATTAAACTCAAGGGCGTTAACCGTCACGAAAACTGGCCGGATGACGGCCACGCTGTCACCGAAGAGCAGATGATCCGAGATATTGAACTGATTAAACAGGCCAATTGTAATCATGTCCGCACCTGTCATTACAGTGATGATCCCAGATGGTATGAGCTTTGTGATCAGTATGGGATCTATCTGGTGGCAGAGGCGAATGTCGAAAGTCACGGCGCCTGGGATGAATTTAATGAGGATCCCAGGATCAAAGGGGCGATCATTGACCGCAATGTGGCCAATGTAGAAAACTTCAAGAACCATCCAAGTGTAATTATCTGGTCATTGGGTAACGAATGTGGCAGCGGCGGCACCAACTTTAGGGCCGCGCTCAGCCGGATCCGGGAAATCGATCCGACGCGTCCAACTCATTACCAGGGCTTCGGCATCGGTGATAAAAATCCGGCCGACATTGACAGTGAAATGTATACCAGCCTGGATGGGGTGGAAGATCATGCCAAAGACAGCCGGCTGACCAAACCGTTTTATCTTTGTGAATATGCGCATGCGATGTTTAATTCAATGGGGTCCGTAGATCTCTATAATGATCTTTTTGATAAGTACCCTGCGCTTTTGGGTGGGGCCATCTGGGAATGGCAGGATCAGGGTATCTATAACAGAAGAGACCCGCTGCATCCGATTACAGCCTTTGGCGGCGGCTTTGGGGAAGTACCCAACGATCATTATTTTATCCATAAAGGCGTAGTCTTTTCTGATCGCAGCCTCAAACCCCATTATCCGGAACTCAAGCATGCTTATCAATGGGTAACGATCCGTCTAAAGGACACGGCGGCTCAGATGATCACCCTTAAAAACAGATACCAGTTTACCGATCTGGATCAGCTCACCGCTTCGTGGGCCTTATCGGAAGACGGCCATCAGGTCGCCGGCGGTCCATTAAAAATAGGGGCGCTGGCCCCCGGACAGCAAAAGGACGTCAAGATTCCGTACAAATTAAAGGCAAAACCTGGCAAGGCGTATTTTGTACGCGTTGCCTTTCAGCTGGGCAGTGATGCGCTCTGGGCGAATAAAGGGTATGAGGTGGCCAGTCAGCAATTTGAACTGGGCACTCCGGTGGCTAAAGCAGCGCCTCCTGTCAGTGGTCAGCTAAAAGTACAGACACAGGGAGATAACATCCTGATAACAGGTCGGGGTTTTACATTGAATTTTGATAAGAAAGCCGGTGTATTTACCCGTATGACCAGCCAGGGAGAAAGCCTGCTCAAAGAAGGGGCGAAAGGTCCTTATCTGCATTTATGGCGGGCTCCGCACAGAAAAGATGACATGTGGGCCTATGGTGACTGGAAAGCCTATGGACTGGATGATTTGAAATGGACAGCTGTTGAATGCCACATAATAGCGCAAAAGCCAACTGAGGTACAGCTTTCTGTTACCCTTACCGGTAAAGGTCATCACAATTTCAGTGTAGAACATCAGGTGGTATATACGATCCAGGGAAATGGCCGGCTGACGGCTGACAACAAAGTCCATTTTAGCAAGCAGGACATAGCACTCGGCAGACTGGGCGTCCGGCTGTTTTTAAATAAATCGCTCAACCGGGTTGAATACCTGGGACGGGGGCCTATGGAAAATTACGCCGACCGTAAATCCGGTTTTGACGTCGGGGACTATTCCAGCAGCATTATGGCCCAGATGACGGGTTATGAAAAGCCGATGGATTGCGGCAACCATGAAGATGTCCGTTGGATCAATCTGACAGACAGCATGTCCGGTAAAGGCCTGAAAGCTTTTCATGTGGGTCAGTCCTATATACAATTCACGGCATTGCCGTATAGTGATGAGCAGATGACACCGGTTGAATATAAAATTGATTTGCCAGAGCCTGACGCTTCGGTGCTGGTCATTGCCCATCAGACACTGGGGGTCGGATCATACGGCTGCGGCCCTAAACCGCTGGAACGTTTTATTGTCCGCTCCAGGGATACCCGCTTCAGCTACGGGCTGGACCTGTCGGGTAAAAAACAGTAA
- a CDS encoding SusC/RagA family TonB-linked outer membrane protein → MKRLNPTAMLLFLLTFCFAMSFQAFAQSKTVSGKVTSEKGAPLPNASVEIQGKKVGTTTDESGQYTINAAVGDVLQFSSVGFKKATFTVGNDAVINMQLTPVNSDLSDVIVVGYGTMQKKDLTGAVAVVDMKEVKDQPAASPVEAMQGKAAGVQIINDGSPGSTPQIRIRGFSTINNNDPLFIIDGMPYTGKLSWLSAEDIETMQVLKDASAASIYGSRANNGVVIITTKKGRVGPPRISVTSYYGVQAPNKGTFPHYLNPQQYADYLFTAVKNAGIPINEKSVGDNYGTGDVPTLPDYLIAGPGDNKGQNITPAQTDPSLYRYSQDASTFYQITKANKQGTNWFEEITHNAPMQSHEMSIIGGGENATYAISGGYFKQDGTVKYTGFERAQIRANSTFKTLNDHLTIGENMQYSRMKFNGFATNPNVAGSYQGEGSPIGWAYRIQTIIPVYDIKGNFAGTRGSMLGNAENPLAVLYRAKDNINSDNQFFGSVYADLKIVEGLNLKTTYGLRYDNYSSISIGYPNPEFSEGNYDNNPLNETQGYASEWTWTNTLTYKHTFAEKHDLTLLAGTEAVQSNGRVLTGTGNNFFIFGDINYYYLDAASTNKSSGSSGYKSSLYSLFARADYDYADKYLLSATIRRDGSSNFGPNHRYGNFPAASLAWRISNEDFMKGADWINDLKLRVGYGATGNQTIPSFQYLRRYQASQNTTSYPIGGTDLSSGIWTNSYDNPDVKWEALKSWNAGLDFTVMNHNLDGSLDFYNRKTTDMLYPVPLPAQAVGGGASPYVNIGTMTNKGIELALNYHYHQSAGKDAFKFDLGFNISRNVNKLVSLAPTVAEQIYGTFRSINTSILRAGEVFGAFYGYKVTGIYQSEDDIKNTPSYDGARVGGQKYADINGDGTVNADDRTIIGNPHPDFLYSISFNANYKRFDLSMFFNASQGNDIFDATRYYTDFSAFDGAVSTRLLDAWSPSNTGSHVPAPYRNPSAMELQSNSYYIQDGSYFRMKNIQLGYTCPTEKWFKNKEISNLRFYVSATNLFTITGYSGLDPEVSQFSSTFSAPGVDLGVYPASRQFIFGMNVTF, encoded by the coding sequence ATGAAAAGATTGAACCCCACTGCAATGTTACTTTTCTTGCTTACATTTTGTTTTGCCATGAGTTTCCAGGCTTTCGCGCAAAGCAAAACCGTTTCAGGAAAGGTAACTTCAGAAAAAGGAGCGCCGCTCCCCAATGCCTCTGTTGAAATTCAGGGCAAAAAAGTAGGAACCACCACTGACGAGAGTGGGCAATATACGATTAATGCTGCCGTCGGCGATGTGCTACAGTTTTCTTCCGTCGGTTTCAAAAAAGCCACCTTCACTGTCGGGAACGATGCTGTGATTAATATGCAGCTAACACCGGTCAATTCAGATCTGAGTGATGTGATCGTCGTTGGTTACGGCACCATGCAAAAAAAGGATCTGACCGGAGCGGTCGCTGTGGTGGACATGAAAGAAGTCAAGGATCAACCTGCTGCGAGCCCTGTAGAAGCGATGCAGGGAAAGGCCGCCGGTGTACAGATCATCAATGATGGATCTCCCGGATCGACTCCCCAGATCCGTATCAGAGGTTTCAGTACGATTAATAACAACGATCCGTTGTTTATTATTGACGGAATGCCCTATACAGGGAAGCTAAGTTGGTTAAGTGCTGAGGATATTGAGACGATGCAGGTCCTCAAAGACGCCTCTGCCGCCTCAATCTATGGTTCCAGGGCCAATAACGGTGTTGTGATCATTACCACTAAAAAAGGCCGGGTCGGTCCGCCCAGGATTTCTGTTACATCTTATTACGGTGTTCAGGCGCCTAACAAAGGGACTTTTCCCCATTACCTCAATCCACAACAGTACGCTGATTATCTGTTTACGGCTGTAAAAAACGCCGGGATCCCCATTAACGAAAAGTCCGTGGGTGATAACTATGGCACAGGCGATGTGCCCACATTACCCGACTACCTGATTGCTGGCCCCGGGGATAACAAAGGACAGAATATAACACCGGCGCAGACAGATCCCTCTTTGTATCGTTACTCCCAGGACGCGTCGACCTTCTATCAGATCACCAAGGCCAATAAACAAGGCACTAACTGGTTTGAAGAAATCACGCATAATGCACCCATGCAGAGTCATGAAATGAGTATCATCGGTGGCGGTGAAAATGCCACCTATGCCATCAGTGGCGGCTATTTTAAACAAGACGGTACCGTAAAATATACCGGCTTTGAAAGGGCACAGATTCGCGCCAACTCAACATTCAAGACATTGAATGACCACCTGACCATCGGAGAGAATATGCAATATTCCCGTATGAAGTTTAATGGCTTTGCCACGAACCCTAATGTAGCGGGCAGCTATCAGGGAGAAGGTTCACCGATTGGCTGGGCCTATCGTATTCAGACCATCATTCCCGTATATGACATCAAAGGTAATTTCGCCGGTACCAGAGGCAGTATGCTGGGGAACGCAGAAAACCCGCTGGCTGTCCTGTACCGCGCCAAGGACAACATCAACAGCGATAATCAGTTCTTTGGAAGCGTTTATGCAGACCTGAAAATTGTCGAAGGCTTGAATTTAAAGACCACTTATGGTCTGCGGTATGATAACTATTCTTCGATCAGCATCGGGTACCCCAATCCTGAGTTCTCTGAAGGGAATTATGACAATAATCCGTTAAATGAAACCCAGGGTTATGCCAGTGAATGGACCTGGACAAATACCTTGACCTACAAGCATACTTTTGCCGAAAAGCATGACCTGACTTTACTGGCGGGAACAGAAGCGGTACAAAGCAACGGCAGGGTACTTACCGGGACCGGTAATAATTTCTTTATTTTCGGAGACATCAATTACTATTATCTGGATGCCGCCAGCACCAATAAATCCAGCGGAAGCAGCGGTTATAAATCTTCTTTGTATTCATTATTTGCCCGTGCGGATTATGATTATGCCGATAAGTACTTACTCAGTGCCACGATCCGCAGAGATGGCTCCTCCAATTTCGGCCCTAATCACCGTTATGGTAATTTTCCGGCCGCCAGTCTTGCCTGGAGAATTTCCAATGAAGATTTCATGAAAGGTGCTGACTGGATCAACGACTTGAAATTGCGTGTCGGTTATGGAGCCACCGGTAACCAGACCATTCCTTCTTTCCAGTACCTGCGTCGTTATCAGGCTTCACAGAACACCACCTCCTATCCTATCGGTGGTACAGATCTGAGCAGTGGTATCTGGACCAACAGCTATGACAATCCGGATGTTAAATGGGAAGCGCTGAAGTCCTGGAATGCCGGACTTGACTTTACCGTTATGAACCATAACCTGGACGGGTCTCTGGACTTCTACAACAGAAAGACTACAGATATGCTCTATCCGGTACCATTGCCGGCTCAGGCCGTCGGTGGCGGTGCTTCTCCGTATGTGAACATCGGTACGATGACCAACAAAGGGATAGAACTCGCCTTGAATTATCATTATCATCAAAGTGCCGGTAAAGACGCATTCAAGTTTGACCTGGGTTTTAATATCTCCAGAAATGTCAATAAACTGGTTTCTCTTGCACCTACCGTTGCAGAACAGATCTATGGTACCTTCAGAAGTATCAATACTTCTATTTTGAGAGCCGGTGAAGTATTTGGCGCCTTCTACGGATATAAAGTAACCGGTATCTATCAAAGTGAAGACGATATCAAAAACACGCCATCTTATGACGGTGCGCGCGTGGGCGGTCAGAAATATGCCGACATCAATGGTGATGGTACGGTTAATGCTGACGACCGCACCATTATCGGTAACCCGCACCCTGATTTTCTCTATTCTATCAGTTTTAACGCGAACTACAAGCGTTTTGATTTATCTATGTTCTTCAATGCTTCTCAGGGTAATGATATCTTTGACGCCACCCGCTATTATACAGATTTCAGCGCTTTTGATGGAGCCGTCAGCACGCGCCTGTTAGATGCCTGGAGTCCTAGTAATACGGGCAGTCATGTTCCGGCACCTTACAGAAACCCGTCAGCCATGGAACTGCAATCCAATAGCTATTATATTCAGGACGGCAGTTATTTTAGAATGAAGAACATTCAGTTAGGCTATACATGCCCGACAGAGAAATGGTTTAAAAACAAAGAGATCAGCAATCTTAGGTTCTACGTCAGCGCCACTAATCTGTTTACCATTACGGGGTACTCAGGGTTAGATCCTGAAGTAAGCCAGTTCTCCAGCACCTTCTCTGCTCCTGGCGTAGATCTGGGCGTTTACCCGGCTTCCCGTCAGTTTATCTTTGGTATGAATGTCACTTTCTAA
- a CDS encoding RagB/SusD family nutrient uptake outer membrane protein, with amino-acid sequence MKKINQIIIPLCLMFALFSCGKGFLESTPKAQITDDQLLTTKAVNNALVGAYALVNGNINGTWGNYSTAPSQWLFGEVAADDAHKGSSNADQSPMNDIELHKVNPTNDNLPTMWNNYYEGVIRCNLTLRLLAKVQATDQDDKFSDEEAKLIEAQAKFLRAHYYFFLIRVFGNEIPYIDESITSTADAAKVPNDADITPKIEQDLQFAVTNLTYDKPGGQAGRVDKYAAESYLGKVYLYEKKYDQALPLFKDVITRKPALTSIPFTDNFDVNKENGPGSIFAAQHLINPDGSGDNGNIGDMLSGFYGNAPVNCCGFFQPSVDLANAYKVDANGLPYLDPADYRANPYKSDVGLSGSAKENYKVDQNLRVDPRLDYTIGRRGVPFKDWGIFPGDAWIREAAFGGPFVSKKQMIDKADFGGNSVPGTPQITSLNVNIIRLADVYLMAAECAAQTNDLTYALNRVNDVRKRAALLPALKIGGTPAAKYLVKTYPSFASKEYAMKAIEMERRLELALEGHRFYDLVRWGIAKTVIESYQKFETNYVSASQPLTFEDRDKIFPIPQQQIDRSGGVLQQNIAGK; translated from the coding sequence ATGAAAAAGATAAATCAAATAATTATTCCACTCTGCTTGATGTTCGCGCTTTTTTCCTGCGGCAAAGGCTTTTTGGAATCTACACCCAAGGCGCAGATCACGGACGATCAGCTACTGACCACCAAAGCGGTCAACAATGCGCTGGTCGGGGCATATGCATTAGTCAACGGCAATATCAATGGCACCTGGGGGAATTATTCCACGGCTCCCAGCCAATGGCTCTTTGGAGAAGTGGCCGCGGATGACGCCCATAAAGGCAGCAGTAATGCCGACCAGTCGCCCATGAATGATATTGAACTGCATAAAGTCAACCCTACCAATGATAACTTACCCACCATGTGGAATAACTATTATGAAGGGGTGATCCGGTGTAACCTGACATTAAGATTACTTGCCAAGGTTCAGGCAACGGATCAGGACGATAAGTTCTCTGATGAAGAAGCTAAGCTCATCGAAGCACAGGCTAAGTTTTTGCGTGCCCACTATTATTTCTTCCTGATCCGTGTCTTTGGCAATGAGATCCCCTATATCGATGAAAGCATTACCAGCACGGCAGATGCTGCCAAGGTGCCTAATGATGCGGATATCACGCCGAAGATTGAACAGGATTTACAATTTGCCGTAACCAATCTAACTTATGATAAACCTGGTGGTCAGGCTGGCCGGGTCGATAAATATGCCGCTGAATCCTACCTGGGTAAAGTCTACCTATATGAGAAGAAATATGATCAGGCATTGCCGCTGTTTAAAGATGTCATCACGCGCAAACCAGCGCTGACCAGTATTCCTTTTACGGACAATTTTGACGTGAATAAGGAAAATGGTCCCGGCAGCATCTTCGCTGCTCAGCATCTCATTAACCCGGACGGTTCCGGTGATAATGGAAATATAGGTGATATGCTCTCCGGCTTTTATGGGAACGCGCCTGTCAACTGCTGCGGTTTCTTCCAGCCGTCTGTTGATCTGGCCAATGCTTATAAAGTAGATGCCAATGGCTTACCTTATCTGGATCCGGCAGATTACCGTGCGAATCCCTATAAATCTGATGTAGGCCTTTCAGGATCAGCCAAGGAAAATTATAAAGTAGACCAGAACCTGCGGGTAGACCCCAGACTGGATTATACGATAGGCAGAAGAGGGGTTCCGTTTAAAGACTGGGGCATCTTTCCAGGGGACGCCTGGATTCGTGAAGCAGCCTTTGGCGGTCCTTTTGTCTCTAAAAAGCAAATGATCGATAAGGCCGATTTTGGCGGCAATAGTGTTCCCGGTACCCCACAGATCACCAGCTTAAATGTCAATATCATTCGCCTGGCGGATGTATATCTGATGGCGGCGGAATGTGCTGCCCAGACAAACGATCTGACATATGCATTAAACAGGGTCAACGATGTCCGTAAAAGAGCCGCATTGCTGCCGGCGCTTAAAATCGGCGGTACACCTGCGGCCAAATACCTGGTCAAAACCTATCCATCTTTTGCCAGTAAGGAATATGCCATGAAGGCTATTGAAATGGAAAGACGGCTGGAGCTGGCTCTTGAAGGACACCGGTTTTATGATCTGGTCCGGTGGGGTATTGCTAAAACGGTGATTGAAAGCTACCAGAAATTCGAAACAAATTATGTGTCAGCTTCCCAGCCGCTCACCTTTGAGGACAGGGATAAGATCTTCCCTATCCCTCAGCAACAGATCGATCGTTCAGGTGGCGTACTACAGCAAAATATTGCTGGAAAATAG
- a CDS encoding alpha/beta fold hydrolase — translation MKLKLLLLVLLFPIILFAQTAQDNANAFVNAFMQGNYDQALSYADSSFKNKVTSAMLGQLRQGIIQKLGDFKKIISTTLKPELSNQACYVFCGFAKDSLDFKTVINKDLKVIGLFLTPHPKNSYSANDPNTYNIQSGNLTLPGTLLIPSKNNHKRLVILVHGSGAHDRDETLGQIKPFRDLADELLKKGIASYRYDKRTYVDPGSLPQNFTVDDEVTDDVLNIIGYFHANDSFRNYKLYIIGHSLGALMAPRIAQKADGVLSGLVMLAAPARQIEDLLLEQAIYLDSLLPDKKRNQALQIIRKKVNYLHSSAFNENSLPDSLPLNQKASYWLSLGSYKPLQIIQSLSQPVLILQGEKDYQVRMTDFNLWKSATKGMPNIRFKSYPELSHIFMPSEGTPGPKDYVGQKHIPGNVTEDIAEWILAH, via the coding sequence ATGAAACTGAAACTTTTATTGCTGGTGCTGCTCTTTCCAATAATACTCTTCGCGCAGACAGCACAGGATAATGCTAACGCATTTGTCAATGCCTTTATGCAAGGAAATTATGACCAGGCACTCAGTTATGCGGACAGCTCTTTTAAGAATAAGGTAACATCGGCTATGCTGGGACAATTGAGACAAGGCATTATTCAAAAACTGGGGGATTTTAAAAAAATCATATCGACAACTTTAAAACCGGAACTGAGCAATCAGGCTTGTTATGTTTTTTGTGGATTTGCAAAAGACAGCCTGGATTTTAAAACAGTTATTAATAAGGACTTAAAAGTCATTGGCCTGTTTTTGACGCCACATCCCAAAAACAGTTATTCTGCAAATGACCCCAACACGTACAATATACAATCGGGCAATCTGACATTGCCAGGCACCTTACTTATTCCCAGTAAAAACAACCATAAAAGGCTGGTTATTTTGGTCCATGGTTCCGGCGCGCACGACCGGGATGAAACATTAGGACAGATTAAGCCTTTCCGGGATCTGGCAGATGAATTATTAAAAAAAGGCATCGCCTCTTACAGATACGATAAAAGAACCTATGTAGATCCAGGTTCATTACCTCAGAATTTTACCGTAGATGATGAAGTAACAGATGATGTTTTAAATATCATTGGCTATTTCCATGCAAATGACAGTTTTCGCAATTACAAACTGTATATAATCGGGCACAGCCTGGGCGCCCTGATGGCCCCCAGAATAGCTCAAAAAGCGGATGGGGTACTCAGTGGCTTAGTCATGTTGGCAGCGCCCGCTCGACAAATTGAGGACTTGCTCCTCGAACAAGCCATCTATCTGGATTCTTTGCTACCAGATAAAAAAAGGAACCAGGCGCTACAAATAATAAGAAAAAAAGTAAATTATCTGCACAGCTCGGCCTTCAATGAGAACTCTTTGCCTGATTCGTTGCCCTTGAATCAAAAAGCGAGCTATTGGTTATCCCTCGGATCCTACAAACCGTTACAGATCATTCAAAGTTTGTCCCAGCCCGTTCTGATCCTGCAAGGAGAAAAGGACTACCAAGTCCGGATGACGGATTTTAACTTATGGAAAAGCGCGACCAAAGGTATGCCGAATATCCGTTTCAAGAGCTATCCGGAGTTGTCTCATATTTTTATGCCGAGCGAAGGAACACCGGGTCCCAAAGATTATGTAGGGCAGAAACATATACCTGGTAATGTCACCGAAGATATTGCAGAGTGGATTTTAGCCCACTGA
- a CDS encoding DUF2089 family protein gives MEKKLPIYCPSCNGHLNVESLNCQYCQTKVMGDFQLPDLIHLTADDQKFILEFVKASGSIKLIAEQMKLSYPTVRNILDDIIEKIKNLEG, from the coding sequence ATGGAGAAAAAGTTACCTATTTACTGTCCTAGCTGCAACGGCCACCTAAATGTTGAATCACTCAATTGTCAATATTGCCAGACTAAAGTAATGGGGGACTTTCAGCTACCGGATTTGATACATTTAACGGCCGATGATCAGAAATTCATTCTTGAATTTGTCAAGGCCAGCGGCAGCATCAAATTAATAGCGGAACAAATGAAACTCAGTTATCCTACTGTGCGCAATATATTGGATGATATTATTGAAAAAATAAAAAATTTGGAGGGCTAA
- a CDS encoding epoxide hydrolase family protein, with protein sequence MITPFSVSASQKTLDDLKSRIKNTRWTDEIMDSGWNHGASLSYMKELADYWASFFDWRKVESEINTYPNFIAEIEEHKIHYLHIKGKGKKSIPLLITHGWPGSFLEMMKLIPLLTNDEHTSFDLVIPSVIGFGFSSKATEPGCNSAFVAELWHKLMTELGYQRYGCQGGDIGSGISTWLSLKHPENIIGLHLNYISGSYKPFLKDNTLLPEEVKHFQKVANGWSAKEGAYAYQHATKPITLAYGLNDSPVGLCAWIIEKFNSWRDNNGNIEQVFSKDELLANVTLYWITQTIHSSIRIYHENSLHPLIFGEHDFVSIPVAFAKFPKELPTPPRSYIEKGFNIEHWTEMPHGGHFAAMEQPSLLAKDIRGFFHERS encoded by the coding sequence ATGATAACACCATTTTCAGTCAGCGCTTCTCAGAAAACTCTTGATGATCTAAAATCAAGAATTAAAAATACCCGTTGGACGGATGAAATAATGGATTCTGGATGGAACCATGGAGCGAGCCTTTCTTATATGAAAGAATTGGCGGATTACTGGGCCAGCTTTTTTGACTGGAGAAAGGTTGAAAGTGAAATTAATACCTATCCCAATTTCATAGCAGAAATTGAGGAGCATAAAATTCACTATTTGCATATCAAGGGAAAGGGGAAAAAGTCGATTCCATTACTCATTACGCACGGTTGGCCAGGATCCTTTCTTGAAATGATGAAACTGATTCCGTTGCTAACGAATGATGAGCATACCTCCTTTGATCTGGTGATCCCGAGTGTTATTGGATTTGGCTTTTCCAGCAAAGCAACAGAACCGGGATGTAATAGCGCTTTTGTGGCTGAACTATGGCATAAACTAATGACTGAATTAGGCTACCAAAGATATGGTTGTCAGGGTGGAGACATTGGTTCCGGCATCAGCACATGGTTATCGTTAAAACATCCTGAAAATATAATAGGACTGCATCTTAACTATATTTCAGGATCGTACAAACCATTCCTTAAAGATAATACGTTGCTCCCAGAGGAAGTAAAACATTTTCAAAAAGTTGCAAATGGCTGGTCTGCAAAGGAAGGCGCATACGCTTACCAGCATGCTACAAAACCCATTACATTGGCGTATGGGTTAAATGATTCACCCGTCGGATTATGTGCCTGGATAATTGAGAAGTTTAACAGTTGGAGGGATAATAATGGCAATATTGAGCAAGTCTTCTCAAAAGATGAATTACTGGCAAATGTTACTTTATATTGGATTACACAGACAATTCACTCTTCTATCCGTATTTATCATGAAAACAGCCTACATCCACTCATATTTGGAGAGCATGATTTTGTAAGTATTCCGGTGGCATTTGCAAAATTTCCAAAGGAACTCCCTACACCGCCACGTTCCTATATAGAAAAAGGATTTAATATTGAGCATTGGACCGAAATGCCACACGGCGGACATTTTGCAGCAATGGAACAACCCAGTCTCCTAGCAAAAGACATCAGGGGATTCTTTCATGAGCGGTCTTAA